The following coding sequences lie in one Nocardioides sambongensis genomic window:
- a CDS encoding tRNA (adenine-N1)-methyltransferase, producing the protein MTNGSDDPQHPESGHPGGDVPAQAWSGVHRGPLREGEWVRLVDGKGRKHNFELVAGKRFFSNKGHLDHDTLIGREEGFTVTSSAGGEYLVFRPLLSEYVVSMPRGAAVVYPKDAAQIVAMADIFPGAHVVEAGVGSGALTCSLLRAVGPYGRVSSFERREEFADVARRNVSQFFGAPEGETHPAWSLTLGDLAEQLPVSGERCDRIILDMLAPWECLGAAADALLPGGILCAYVATTTQLSRFVETVRVHGGFTEPQAWESLVRDWHVEGLAVRPGHKMIGHTAFLVTARRMAPGERAPLKKRRPAPGAYGPDYAGPRPAGVPEMPAE; encoded by the coding sequence GTGACGAACGGCTCCGACGACCCCCAGCACCCCGAGTCCGGACACCCCGGCGGCGACGTCCCCGCGCAGGCCTGGTCCGGTGTCCACCGCGGCCCGCTCCGCGAGGGGGAGTGGGTGCGGCTGGTGGACGGCAAGGGCCGCAAGCACAACTTCGAGCTGGTCGCCGGCAAGCGGTTCTTCTCCAACAAGGGGCACCTGGACCACGACACGCTGATCGGGCGCGAGGAGGGCTTCACCGTCACTTCCTCGGCCGGTGGCGAGTACCTGGTCTTCCGCCCGCTCCTCTCGGAGTACGTGGTGTCCATGCCGCGCGGGGCCGCCGTGGTCTACCCCAAGGACGCCGCGCAGATCGTCGCGATGGCCGACATCTTCCCGGGTGCCCACGTGGTCGAGGCCGGGGTTGGCTCCGGTGCCCTGACCTGCTCGCTGCTGCGGGCCGTGGGCCCCTACGGCCGGGTCTCCTCCTTCGAGCGCCGCGAGGAGTTCGCCGACGTCGCCCGCCGCAACGTCTCCCAGTTCTTCGGCGCGCCCGAGGGCGAGACCCATCCGGCCTGGTCGCTCACCCTGGGCGACCTCGCCGAGCAGCTGCCGGTCTCCGGCGAGCGGTGCGACCGGATCATCCTGGACATGCTGGCGCCGTGGGAGTGCCTCGGCGCCGCCGCTGACGCGCTGCTGCCCGGCGGCATCCTGTGCGCCTACGTGGCGACGACCACCCAGCTCTCCCGGTTCGTCGAGACGGTCCGGGTGCACGGTGGCTTCACCGAGCCCCAGGCCTGGGAGTCGCTGGTCCGGGACTGGCACGTGGAGGGCCTGGCCGTCCGGCCCGGCCACAAGATGATCGGGCACACGGCCTTCCTGGTCACCGCTCGACGGATGGCCCCCGGCGAGCGGGCACCGCTGAAGAAGAGGCGTCCGGCCCCGGGCGCCTACGGACCCGACTACGCGGGTCCCCGGCCCGCCGGCGTACCGGAGATGCCTGCCGAGTGA
- the arc gene encoding proteasome ATPase, whose translation MSTMGEGSTAGRQGRDAMSREELAEQMGFLEGEVDELRRRLQDAPGQGARSVELRLAETQRSLAAVTAQNERLASTLREARDQIMKLKEEVDRLAQPPAGFGTFLARNDDDTVDVFTGGRKLRVTVSPNVELDELSRGQEVMLNEALNVVAAFDYETVGEVVMLKEVLADAERVLVIAGADEEKVVRLAEPLLGETLRAGDSLLLDSRAGYVYERVPKSEVEELVLEEVPDIAYASIGGLGNQIEMIQDAVELPYLYPELFDEHELKPPKGILLYGPPGCGKTLIAKAVANSLAKKVAARTGTEGKSYFLNIKGPELLNKYVGETERHIRLVFQRAREKASLGTPVIVFFDEMDSLFRTRGSGVSSDVENTIVPQLLSEIDGVETLENVLVIGASNREDMIDPAILRPGRLDVKIKIERPDAESARDIFSKYLTSRLPLHPEDLAEFSGDRDACTAGMIRATVERMYAETEENRFLEVTYANGDKEVLYFKDFNSGAMIQNIVDRAKKMAIKDFIEHRQKGLRVSHLLQACVDEFKENEDLPNTTNPDDWARISGKKGERIVFIRTLVTGKQGTEPGRSIDTVSDTGQYL comes from the coding sequence ATGTCGACCATGGGTGAAGGCAGCACAGCAGGCAGGCAGGGCCGGGACGCGATGTCCCGGGAGGAGCTCGCGGAGCAGATGGGCTTCCTGGAAGGCGAGGTCGACGAGCTGCGTCGGCGGCTCCAGGACGCCCCCGGACAGGGCGCCAGGTCGGTCGAGCTCCGGCTCGCCGAGACCCAGCGCTCGCTGGCCGCGGTCACCGCGCAGAACGAGCGGTTGGCCTCCACGCTGCGCGAGGCGCGCGACCAGATCATGAAGCTCAAGGAGGAGGTCGACCGGCTGGCGCAGCCGCCGGCCGGCTTCGGCACCTTCCTCGCTCGCAACGACGACGACACCGTCGACGTCTTCACCGGCGGGCGCAAGCTGCGGGTCACGGTGAGCCCCAACGTCGAGCTGGACGAGCTGAGCCGCGGGCAGGAGGTGATGCTCAACGAGGCGCTCAACGTCGTCGCGGCCTTCGACTACGAGACCGTCGGCGAGGTCGTGATGCTCAAGGAGGTGCTCGCCGACGCCGAGCGCGTCCTGGTCATCGCCGGCGCCGACGAGGAGAAGGTGGTCCGGCTGGCCGAGCCGCTGCTCGGCGAGACGCTGCGTGCGGGCGACTCGCTGCTGCTCGACTCCCGGGCCGGCTACGTCTACGAGCGGGTGCCGAAGTCCGAGGTCGAGGAGCTGGTCCTCGAGGAGGTCCCGGACATCGCCTACGCCTCGATCGGCGGTCTGGGCAACCAGATCGAGATGATCCAGGACGCCGTCGAGCTGCCCTACCTCTATCCCGAGCTCTTCGACGAGCACGAGCTGAAGCCGCCGAAGGGCATCCTGCTCTACGGACCGCCCGGATGCGGCAAGACGCTGATCGCCAAGGCGGTCGCCAACAGCCTCGCGAAGAAGGTCGCAGCCAGGACCGGGACCGAGGGGAAGTCCTACTTCCTCAACATCAAGGGCCCCGAGCTGCTCAACAAGTACGTCGGCGAGACCGAGCGGCACATCCGCCTGGTCTTCCAGCGGGCCCGGGAGAAGGCCAGCCTGGGCACGCCGGTGATCGTCTTCTTCGACGAGATGGACTCGCTGTTCCGCACCCGCGGTTCCGGGGTCTCCTCCGACGTGGAGAACACCATCGTCCCGCAGCTGCTCAGCGAGATCGACGGTGTGGAGACCCTGGAGAACGTGCTGGTCATCGGCGCCTCGAACCGCGAGGACATGATCGACCCGGCGATCCTGAGGCCGGGACGTTTGGACGTGAAGATCAAGATCGAGCGGCCCGACGCGGAGTCCGCACGCGACATCTTCAGCAAGTACCTGACCTCCCGGCTGCCGCTGCACCCCGAGGACCTCGCCGAGTTCTCCGGCGACCGGGATGCCTGCACGGCCGGGATGATCCGGGCGACCGTGGAGCGGATGTACGCGGAGACCGAGGAGAACCGGTTCCTGGAGGTGACCTACGCCAACGGGGACAAGGAGGTCCTGTACTTCAAGGACTTCAACTCCGGCGCGATGATCCAGAACATCGTCGACCGCGCGAAGAAGATGGCGATCAAGGACTTCATCGAGCACCGCCAGAAGGGCCTGCGCGTCTCGCACCTCCTGCAGGCCTGCGTCGACGAGTTCAAGGAGAACGAGGACCTCCCGAACACCACGAACCCGGACGACTGGGCCCGCATCTCGGGGAAGAAGGGTGAGCGCATCGTGTTCATCCGTACCCTGGTCACCGGGAAGCAGGGGACCGAGCCCGGTCGTTCGATCGACACCGTGTCGGACACCGGTCAGTACCTGTGA
- the dop gene encoding depupylase/deamidase Dop translates to MTVRRVMGSEVEYGITVAGQPSANPMVASSQVVNAYASATVRARRARWDFEEESPLRDARGFDMARQVADPTQLTDEDLGLANVILTNGARLYVDHAHPEYSTPEVVTPLDVVRWEKAGELVMLDAARLAEQLPGNPRITLYKNNTDNKGASYGAHENFLMRRSTPFADIVKHLTPFFVSRQVVTGAGRVGTGQDGRGVGFQLSQRSDFFEVEVGLETTLKRPIINTRDEPHADPDKYRRLHVIIGDANLSEISGYLKIGTTSLVLAMIEDRFITRDLTVDGPVAALRAVSHDPSLQHLVTLADGRRLTAVQLQMEYLDLAKKYVEDRLGSDVDPQTADVLARWEDVLDRLERDPMSLADQLDWLAKLRLLEQYRQRDGLAWDDAKLQLIDLQYSDIRPEKGLYHRLVAGGRLQRLLTDDDVAAAVTEPPSQTRAYFRGRCLAKYADQIAAASWDSVIFDIPGKESLQRVPTTDPLRGSKAHVGDLIDASASAADLVHTLSRS, encoded by the coding sequence ATGACTGTTCGCCGGGTGATGGGCTCCGAGGTCGAGTACGGCATCACCGTGGCGGGCCAGCCCTCGGCGAACCCGATGGTCGCGTCGTCCCAGGTCGTCAACGCCTACGCCTCGGCGACCGTCCGCGCCCGGCGGGCGCGCTGGGACTTCGAGGAGGAGTCGCCGCTGCGCGACGCCCGCGGCTTCGACATGGCGCGGCAGGTCGCCGATCCGACGCAGCTCACCGACGAGGACCTCGGGCTGGCCAACGTCATCCTGACCAACGGCGCCCGCCTCTACGTGGACCACGCGCACCCGGAGTACTCCACGCCCGAGGTGGTCACCCCGCTGGACGTGGTGCGGTGGGAGAAGGCGGGGGAGCTGGTCATGCTGGACGCCGCCCGCCTGGCCGAGCAGCTGCCCGGCAACCCCCGGATCACGCTCTACAAGAACAACACCGACAACAAGGGCGCCTCCTACGGCGCCCACGAGAACTTCCTGATGCGGCGATCGACGCCCTTCGCCGACATCGTCAAACACCTCACCCCCTTCTTCGTCAGCCGCCAGGTGGTCACCGGCGCCGGTCGCGTGGGGACCGGGCAGGACGGCCGGGGCGTCGGGTTCCAGCTAAGCCAGCGCAGCGACTTCTTCGAGGTCGAGGTGGGCCTGGAGACCACGCTGAAGCGCCCGATCATCAACACCCGCGACGAGCCGCACGCCGACCCCGACAAGTACCGGCGCCTGCACGTGATCATCGGTGACGCCAACCTCTCCGAGATCTCCGGCTACCTCAAGATCGGCACCACGTCGCTGGTGCTGGCCATGATCGAGGACCGGTTCATCACCCGCGACCTCACCGTCGACGGCCCGGTGGCGGCCCTCCGCGCGGTCTCCCACGACCCCTCCCTGCAGCACCTGGTGACCCTCGCCGACGGACGGCGGCTCACCGCGGTGCAGCTCCAGATGGAGTACCTCGACCTGGCCAAGAAGTACGTCGAGGACCGCCTGGGCAGCGACGTCGACCCGCAGACGGCGGACGTGCTGGCCCGCTGGGAGGACGTCCTCGACCGCCTGGAGCGCGACCCGATGTCCCTGGCCGACCAGCTGGACTGGCTGGCCAAGCTGCGCCTGCTCGAGCAGTACCGGCAGCGCGACGGGCTGGCGTGGGACGACGCCAAGCTCCAGCTGATCGACCTCCAGTACAGCGACATCCGTCCGGAGAAGGGCCTCTACCACCGCCTGGTCGCCGGCGGCCGACTGCAGCGGCTGCTCACCGACGACGACGTCGCCGCCGCGGTGACCGAGCCCCCCAGCCAGACCCGCGCCTACTTCCGAGGACGCTGCCTGGCCAAGTACGCCGACCAGATCGCCGCCGCGTCGTGGGACTCGGTGATCTTCGACATCCCCGGCAAGGAGTCGCTGCAGCGCGTGCCGACCACCGACCCGTTGCGGGGCAGCAAGGCGCACGTGGGCGACCTGATCGACGCCAGCGCGTCGGCCGCCGACCTGGTACACACCCTCAGCCGCTCCTGA
- a CDS encoding ubiquitin-like protein Pup, with product MSQEQKQPRKGNEEETTEEVAPETDVAERKEALDEDVDAILDEIDDVLESNAEDFVKSFIQKGGE from the coding sequence ATGTCGCAGGAGCAGAAGCAGCCGCGCAAGGGCAACGAGGAGGAGACGACCGAGGAGGTCGCTCCGGAGACCGATGTCGCCGAGCGCAAGGAGGCCCTGGACGAGGACGTCGACGCGATCCTGGACGAGATCGACGACGTGCTGGAGTCCAACGCGGAGGACTTCGTGAAGTCGTTCATCCAGAAGGGCGGCGAGTAG
- the prcB gene encoding proteasome subunit beta, with protein MSDARIPAAYLRPGTSSFNDFVAENAPDLLPSRRELPAGDHDHLAPHGTTIVAVTFPGGLVMAGDRRATMGNVIAQRDIEKVFPADEHSVVGIAGTAGLAVEMVRLFQVELEHYEKIEGTVLSLDGKANRLSALIRGNLGMAMQGLAVVPMFAGYDTARGIGRIFGYDVTGGRHEEASFFTVGSGSLFARGALKKLYRPDLTRTEAVSVCLQALYDAADDDSATGGPDLTRRIFPVVRVVTAAGGVRVDEAEIGALADQVVGGRMVRPDGPLAPLDGPDAGNAGEEA; from the coding sequence TTGTCCGACGCCCGCATCCCGGCCGCGTACCTGCGCCCGGGCACTTCATCGTTCAACGACTTCGTCGCCGAGAACGCGCCCGACCTGCTGCCGTCGCGGCGTGAACTGCCCGCCGGCGACCACGACCACCTCGCCCCTCACGGCACCACCATCGTGGCGGTGACCTTCCCGGGCGGCCTGGTGATGGCCGGCGACCGGCGGGCGACGATGGGCAACGTGATCGCCCAGCGCGACATCGAGAAGGTGTTCCCGGCCGACGAGCACTCGGTGGTCGGCATCGCCGGCACCGCCGGCCTGGCGGTGGAGATGGTCCGCCTCTTCCAGGTCGAGCTCGAGCACTACGAGAAGATCGAGGGCACCGTCCTCTCCCTGGACGGCAAGGCCAACCGGCTCTCCGCGCTGATCCGCGGCAACCTCGGTATGGCGATGCAGGGGCTCGCCGTGGTGCCGATGTTCGCCGGATACGACACGGCACGCGGCATCGGACGGATCTTCGGCTACGACGTGACCGGAGGACGCCACGAGGAGGCGTCGTTCTTCACCGTCGGGTCGGGCTCGCTGTTCGCCCGCGGCGCCCTGAAGAAGCTCTACCGTCCCGACCTGACCCGCACCGAGGCCGTCAGCGTCTGCCTCCAGGCGCTCTACGACGCCGCCGACGACGACTCCGCCACCGGTGGGCCCGACCTGACCCGGCGGATCTTCCCGGTGGTCCGGGTCGTCACCGCCGCGGGCGGGGTCCGGGTCGACGAGGCCGAGATCGGGGCGCTGGCCGACCAGGTGGTCGGCGGCCGGATGGTCCGCCCCGACGGACCGCTGGCCCCGCTGGACGGACCCGATGCCGGCAACGCGGGGGAGGAGGCCTGA
- the prcA gene encoding proteasome subunit alpha — protein sequence MSTPFYVSPEQLMKDRADFARKGIARGRSLAAVQYADGVLLVTENPSQALHKVSELYDRLAFAAVGRYNEFENLRIAGVRLADMRGYAYDRRDVTGRGLANAYAQTLGTIFSSGGEKPYEVEIFVAEIGDTAEDDQIYRLTYEGRVADEHGFAVMGGDAETVVAYLTEHYAAGATLDQALQVAVAALGHSTSEDRVIPVEDLEVAVLDRTRVQPRKFARILPARVAELLGARGTPRHAAEPVTADAPPAPEGGDDEPPVAPPV from the coding sequence ATGAGCACCCCCTTCTACGTCTCGCCCGAGCAGCTGATGAAGGACCGGGCGGACTTCGCCCGGAAGGGCATCGCCCGCGGCCGCTCCCTGGCCGCCGTGCAGTACGCCGACGGCGTGCTGCTGGTGACCGAGAACCCCTCGCAGGCGCTGCACAAGGTCTCCGAGCTCTACGACCGGCTCGCCTTCGCGGCGGTCGGGCGCTACAACGAGTTCGAGAACCTGCGCATCGCCGGCGTGCGCCTCGCCGACATGCGCGGCTACGCCTACGACCGACGGGACGTGACCGGACGCGGCCTGGCCAACGCCTACGCGCAGACCCTCGGCACGATCTTCTCCAGTGGCGGCGAGAAGCCCTACGAGGTGGAGATCTTCGTCGCCGAGATCGGTGACACGGCCGAGGACGACCAGATCTACCGGCTCACCTACGAGGGGCGCGTGGCCGACGAGCACGGCTTCGCGGTGATGGGTGGCGACGCCGAGACCGTCGTCGCCTACCTGACCGAGCACTACGCCGCCGGCGCCACGCTCGACCAGGCGTTGCAGGTGGCGGTCGCCGCCCTGGGCCACTCCACCAGCGAGGACCGGGTGATCCCGGTGGAGGACCTGGAGGTGGCCGTGCTCGACCGCACCCGGGTCCAGCCTCGCAAGTTCGCCCGGATCCTGCCGGCGCGGGTCGCCGAGCTGCTGGGCGCCAGGGGCACCCCCCGACACGCCGCGGAGCCGGTCACCGCGGACGCGCCGCCGGCGCCCGAGGGCGGCGACGACGAACCACCGGTGGCCCCGCCGGTCTGA
- the pafA gene encoding Pup--protein ligase, whose product MDRRIFGIENEYGVTCTFQGQRRLSPDEVARYLFRKVVSWGRSSNVFLRNGARLYLDVGSHPEYATPECDDVVDLVTHDKAGERVLEGLLIDAEQRLRDEGITGDIYLFKNNTDSAGNSYGCHENYLVGRAGEFSRLADVLIPFLVTRQIIVGAGKVIQTPRGTSYSVSQRAEHIWEGVSSATTRSRPIINTRDEPHADAEKYRRLHVIVGDSNMSETTTLLKVASCDLVLRMIEEGVVMRDLTLENPIRAIREISHDVTGQRKVRLANGREASALEIQAEYLSKARDFVDRRGISTPTIERALDLWERGLKAVESDDLGLVDREIDWVIKWKLIDRYRAKHGLPLSHPRVAQLDLAYHDIHRGRGLYYLLEKRGAVARVTNDLKIFEAKSVPPQNTRARLRGEFIRTAQERRRDFTVDWVHLKLNDQAQRTVLCKDPFRAQDERVQRLIDGM is encoded by the coding sequence ATGGACCGCCGGATCTTCGGGATCGAGAACGAGTACGGCGTCACCTGCACCTTCCAGGGGCAGCGACGTCTCTCACCCGACGAGGTGGCGCGCTACCTCTTCCGCAAGGTGGTCAGCTGGGGGCGCTCCAGCAACGTCTTCCTCCGCAACGGCGCCCGGCTCTACCTCGATGTCGGCAGCCACCCGGAGTACGCGACGCCGGAGTGCGACGACGTCGTCGACCTGGTCACCCACGACAAGGCGGGGGAGCGGGTCCTCGAGGGGCTGCTGATCGACGCGGAGCAACGACTGCGCGACGAGGGCATCACCGGCGACATCTACCTGTTCAAGAACAACACCGACTCCGCCGGCAACTCCTACGGTTGCCACGAGAACTACCTGGTCGGCCGCGCCGGGGAGTTCAGCCGACTGGCGGACGTGCTGATCCCGTTCCTGGTGACCCGACAGATCATCGTCGGGGCCGGCAAGGTGATCCAGACGCCGCGGGGCACGTCGTACTCGGTGAGCCAGCGGGCCGAGCACATCTGGGAGGGCGTCTCCAGCGCGACCACCCGGTCCCGCCCGATCATCAACACCCGCGACGAGCCGCACGCCGACGCCGAGAAGTACCGGCGGCTGCACGTGATCGTCGGCGACTCCAACATGAGCGAGACGACCACGCTGCTCAAGGTCGCCTCCTGCGACCTGGTGCTGCGGATGATCGAGGAGGGCGTGGTGATGCGCGACCTCACCCTGGAGAACCCGATCCGGGCCATCCGGGAGATCTCCCACGACGTGACCGGTCAGCGGAAGGTCCGGCTCGCCAACGGTCGTGAGGCCAGCGCGCTGGAGATCCAGGCCGAGTACCTCTCCAAGGCCCGCGACTTCGTCGATCGCCGTGGCATCTCCACGCCGACCATCGAGCGTGCGCTCGACCTGTGGGAGCGCGGGCTGAAGGCGGTGGAGTCCGACGACCTGGGTCTGGTCGACCGCGAGATCGACTGGGTGATCAAGTGGAAGCTGATCGATCGCTACCGGGCCAAGCACGGGCTGCCGCTGAGCCACCCGCGGGTGGCCCAGCTCGATCTGGCGTACCACGACATCCACCGCGGACGCGGCCTGTACTACCTGCTCGAGAAGCGCGGCGCGGTCGCGCGGGTCACCAACGACCTCAAGATCTTCGAGGCGAAGTCGGTCCCGCCGCAGAACACCCGGGCCCGGCTGCGCGGTGAGTTCATCCGCACCGCCCAGGAGCGCCGGCGCGACTTCACCGTCGACTGGGTCCATCTCAAGCTCAACGACCAGGCGCAGCGCACGGTCCTCTGCAAGGATCCGTTCCGCGCCCAGGACGAGCGGGTGCAGCGCCTGATCGACGGGATGTGA
- a CDS encoding FKBP-type peptidyl-prolyl cis-trans isomerase: MLDHRSRFLTRPAALVLVPTLALGLAACGDEPSEGAEGFDAVTVSGDFGTTPEFDFSDRLVSGEAEEDVLIEGEGDELADGDQALVNLTVANGFSEDIALDTYSDTLPGFTLDIGGEAAEPQAVGDLFADYVGDFVTEGTTVGTRIAVTVGVDEAFPDYATAFTDYDIGNQDGLVLVADVNGVVADGPDGKAKKAPSWAPAIVEKKGVPSSLDFTGTPEPSGKLQVATLIQGDGPVVEAGTAAVVDYLGQVYQGDKPFDESFSSDRTLGALVGKDVEQFTSTATPVIDGWSQGLEGVAVGSRVLIEIPPSLGYGKKAQGEDIPGNSTLYFVVDVLGVA; the protein is encoded by the coding sequence GTGCTCGACCACCGCTCTCGCTTCCTGACCCGTCCGGCCGCTCTCGTGCTCGTGCCGACCCTCGCTCTGGGGCTCGCCGCCTGCGGTGACGAGCCTTCGGAGGGGGCTGAGGGATTCGACGCCGTGACCGTCTCCGGCGACTTCGGCACCACGCCCGAGTTCGACTTCTCCGACCGGCTGGTCTCGGGGGAGGCCGAGGAGGACGTGCTGATCGAGGGCGAGGGCGACGAGCTCGCCGACGGCGACCAGGCGCTGGTCAACCTGACCGTCGCGAACGGCTTCTCCGAGGACATCGCCCTGGATACCTACAGCGACACGCTGCCGGGCTTCACCCTGGACATCGGCGGCGAGGCGGCCGAGCCCCAGGCGGTCGGCGACCTCTTCGCCGACTACGTGGGCGACTTCGTCACCGAGGGCACCACCGTCGGCACCCGGATCGCGGTCACCGTCGGCGTCGACGAGGCCTTCCCCGACTACGCGACCGCGTTCACCGACTACGACATCGGCAACCAGGACGGCCTGGTGCTGGTCGCGGACGTGAACGGCGTGGTCGCCGACGGCCCCGACGGCAAGGCGAAGAAGGCGCCGTCCTGGGCGCCGGCCATTGTGGAGAAGAAGGGCGTGCCCAGCTCGCTGGACTTCACCGGCACCCCGGAGCCGAGCGGCAAGCTGCAGGTCGCCACCCTGATCCAGGGCGACGGGCCGGTCGTGGAGGCCGGGACCGCCGCGGTGGTCGACTACCTCGGGCAGGTCTACCAGGGCGACAAGCCCTTCGACGAGAGCTTCAGCTCCGATCGCACGCTGGGCGCGCTGGTCGGCAAGGACGTCGAGCAGTTCACCTCGACCGCCACCCCGGTCATCGACGGCTGGAGCCAGGGCCTGGAGGGCGTCGCCGTCGGCAGCCGGGTGCTGATCGAGATCCCGCCGAGCCTCGGCTACGGCAAGAAGGCCCAGGGTGAGGACATCCCCGGGAACTCGACCCTGTACTTCGTGGTCGACGTGCTCGGCGTGGCCTGA
- a CDS encoding helix-turn-helix transcriptional regulator — protein MPAAKSERLLNLLIMLLVQRRPVPKERIRELLYPDSADEAFEKMFERDKDELRGLGVPIQVAPVDPYFDDELGYRIPADDFALPEVTLTAEEASVVALASRVWEHATMAQATTDAVRKLSAAGVAVDLAPLDITPPRMVADEPAFAPCWQAVCERTAIRFDYRRPDEAQARRRHVQPWGVVRSSGRWYLVGYDVDRAAERVFRLDRVSGTVRRSGPPHAYDVPPDTDLRETIRRLAPEPGAQRAVLLARPDTGHSFRRRAVGVRAGVEGPDGRRDWDRIELDRPSRGLVDEVLYHGPDVVLVEPERLRAQIVRRLSAVVG, from the coding sequence ATGCCCGCCGCGAAGAGCGAGCGTCTGCTCAATCTGCTCATCATGCTGCTCGTCCAGCGGCGACCGGTCCCCAAGGAGCGGATCCGGGAGCTGCTGTACCCGGACTCCGCCGACGAGGCGTTCGAGAAGATGTTCGAGCGCGACAAGGACGAGTTGCGCGGGCTCGGCGTACCCATCCAGGTCGCGCCGGTCGACCCCTACTTCGACGACGAGCTCGGCTATCGGATCCCGGCCGACGACTTCGCCCTGCCGGAGGTGACGCTGACCGCCGAGGAGGCCTCGGTGGTCGCCCTCGCCAGTCGGGTGTGGGAGCACGCCACGATGGCCCAGGCGACGACGGACGCGGTGCGCAAGCTCTCCGCCGCCGGCGTCGCCGTCGACCTGGCTCCGCTCGACATCACCCCACCCCGGATGGTGGCCGACGAGCCGGCGTTCGCGCCCTGCTGGCAGGCGGTGTGCGAGCGGACCGCCATCCGGTTCGACTACCGCCGTCCCGACGAGGCGCAGGCGCGCCGACGTCACGTGCAGCCCTGGGGCGTGGTGCGCAGCTCCGGGCGCTGGTACCTCGTCGGGTACGACGTCGACCGCGCCGCGGAGCGCGTCTTCCGGCTCGACCGGGTCAGCGGCACGGTACGGCGCTCCGGCCCCCCGCACGCGTACGACGTACCGCCGGACACCGACCTGCGCGAGACGATCCGCCGGCTGGCCCCCGAGCCCGGCGCGCAGCGCGCGGTCCTGCTGGCCCGGCCCGACACCGGGCACAGCTTCCGGCGGCGCGCGGTCGGGGTGAGGGCCGGCGTCGAGGGACCGGACGGGCGCCGCGACTGGGACCGGATCGAGCTCGACCGGCCGTCCCGTGGCCTGGTCGACGAGGTGCTCTACCACGGTCCCGACGTGGTCCTGGTCGAGCCCGAACGGCTGCGTGCGCAGATCGTCCGCAGGCTGAGCGCGGTGGTCGGATGA
- a CDS encoding helix-turn-helix transcriptional regulator: protein MTTRAAPGARDQVARLLTLVPLLHQRSRVRLGEAADLLGTTPEQVLGDLRVLFMCGLPGGLPDDLIDVDLDALETAEGGPLADGLIRVENADYLSRPLRLSPTEASAVIVALHTLRAGSAPEVAALVDRVLAKLEVAVAAGTEVRRLSVATAPGEAAVVTLAARLQRAAEEDRQVRLTYHVPSRDELSERVVDPHGVVTSGRFSYLDAWCHLADADRLFRLDRITAATVLDSTRTTPRRAPRDVSDGAFAARGSEGGVLATLRLTPEASWATDYYPVEAVRPASDGSVEVDLRISDPQWLDRLLLRLAPGAEVLAPQEFIETFTASARRTLDLYAQRERTMES from the coding sequence ATGACCACCCGTGCCGCTCCGGGCGCACGGGACCAGGTGGCACGGCTGCTCACCCTGGTGCCGTTGCTGCACCAGCGCTCCCGGGTCCGCCTCGGCGAGGCCGCCGACCTGCTCGGGACGACGCCGGAGCAGGTGCTCGGCGACCTCCGGGTGCTGTTCATGTGCGGCCTGCCCGGCGGGCTTCCCGACGACCTGATCGACGTCGACCTGGACGCGCTGGAGACGGCCGAGGGCGGCCCGCTGGCCGACGGGCTGATCCGGGTGGAGAACGCCGACTACCTCTCCCGCCCGCTGCGGCTCAGCCCGACCGAGGCGTCGGCGGTGATCGTGGCGCTGCACACGCTGCGCGCGGGCTCCGCGCCGGAGGTGGCCGCGCTGGTCGACCGGGTGCTGGCCAAGCTCGAGGTGGCGGTGGCGGCGGGCACCGAGGTCCGGCGGCTGAGCGTGGCGACGGCGCCCGGAGAGGCCGCCGTGGTGACGCTGGCGGCGCGGCTGCAGCGGGCCGCCGAGGAGGATCGTCAGGTCCGGCTCACCTACCACGTGCCCTCCCGCGACGAGCTCTCCGAGCGCGTGGTCGACCCGCACGGCGTGGTGACCAGCGGCCGGTTCAGCTATCTGGACGCCTGGTGCCACCTGGCCGACGCCGACCGCCTGTTCCGGTTGGACCGCATCACCGCGGCCACGGTGCTGGACAGCACCCGGACCACGCCACGGCGTGCCCCACGCGACGTCAGCGACGGGGCCTTCGCGGCTCGGGGGAGCGAGGGCGGGGTGCTGGCCACCCTCCGGCTCACCCCGGAGGCGAGCTGGGCCACCGACTACTACCCGGTGGAGGCGGTCCGCCCCGCGTCGGACGGCTCGGTCGAGGTGGACCTGCGGATCTCCGACCCGCAGTGGCTGGATCGGCTGCTGCTGCGGCTGGCGCCGGGGGCAGAGGTGCTGGCACCCCAGGAGTTCATCGAGACTTTCACGGCGAGTGCACGGCGGACGTTGGACCTCTACGCCCAGCGGGAGCGTACGATGGAGTCCTGA